In the genome of Terriglobales bacterium, the window AACGTCCTCGGCGCCATCGCGCGCGGCACCATCGACGGCGGACAACTGGCCTTCAATGTCGCCATCATGCTCATTTCGTTCCTGGCGTTGATCGCGCTCATCAACGGGATCTTTGGCGGAATTCATCGCCACGCTGCATTCTTTCCGGTCAGCCTTGAAAGCTTGCTAGGGCACATCTTCGCGCCAGTGGCTTATGCGATTGGCATTCCCTGGCACGATGCCATCTCAGTCGGAAATCTGCTGGGGACACGCATGGTGATTAACGAACTGGTCGCGTATCAGGCGTTAGGCGCCGTGAAAGCAGCACTCGATCCGCGTTCCGTCACTATCGCGACCTTCGCGCTCTGCGGCTTCGCGAACTTCTCCTCGATAGGAATCCAGATCGGCGGCATCGGAGCGTTGGCCCCGAATAAACGTTCCGAATTGGCAAAGCTAGGCTTCCGGGCCATGCTGGCTGGGACCATGGCCAATCTGATGTCGGCGTCGATCGTGAGCTTGTTAGTGCAGCACTGAGGGTTGCCGATGCACCACAGAACCGTCGGCGGTAGCCGATGGGGCAGCCGCGCGGTTGCGGCTGCGCAATCGAGATTGTTGGCTGTACGGCATCACTCGGAGCTGGCCATCCGGCCATCTCCGACCCATCGGCTACCGCCGACGTTCCGTTACCGGGTCGAGACACTCTGCGCGAACTCGCTGTGTTTGCGGCTGTAGAAGAAGTAGATCGCTAATCCAATAAAAAGCCACACGAAAAATCGCACCCAGGTGATGAGCAACAGCCCGCTCATCAGCGAGACGCAGAGCACAACCGAAATCAGTGGGAAGAGCGGCACCAGCGGCACACGGAACCCCCGTGGACGCTCCGGCTGCGTTCTTCGAAGAACGATCACTCCAAGGGAAACGAGGACGAAAGCAAACAAAGTCCCGATATTCGAAAGATCCGCCGCATCCCCAATATCTACAAGCCCAGCCGGAATACCCACGGCAGCCCCGGCGATCCAGCTCGACCAGTGCGGCGTTTTGAACCTGGGATGAACTGCGGAAAAAATTCGCGGCAGCAGCCCATCACGCGACATGGCAAACCAGATTCGCGTTTGCCCATATTGGAACACCAGCAGCGACGAGATCATGCCCATCAGCGCGCCGATGATAATCACCGCTTGAAAAGCCGGCTTGGCTCCGAGATGCTGCAGGGCGTAAGCCACCGGGGCCATAGCCGCATCGCCGGAGAGAAACGTCGTGTACTTCATCATCGCCAGCAGTACCAGCGCGACTCCGACGTAGAGAATTGTGCACACGATGAGCGAAGCGATGATGCCAAAGGGAATGTCACGCTGAGGCATCTTGGCTTCTTCGGCAGCGGTAGACACCGAATCGAAGCCGATATAGGTGAAGAAAATGATCGCGCCACCCGCGAGAATACCGCTGAATCCCGCCGGTGCAAACGGATGCAGGTTCGCCGGACTGGCAAGCATTCCGCCGACCACGAGAAACGTGAGGATCGCACCGATTTTAATGACGACCATCACATTGTTGGCTTCGGCGGACTCGCGCACGCCGCGCACAAGTAGCACGGTCAAGACGAAGACGATGAGGAATGCAGGAAAGTTGAAATAAGCGCCCGTCCACTGCCCTCCTTGCCAAACAGGGTTCGACCATTTGTCAGGAAGCAGGATGTGGAACTGTGCGAGCTGTGACTTGAAATACCCGCCGAATCCGATCGCTACGGCGACATTGCTGACCGCGTACTCGAGAATCAAGTCCCAGCCAATCACCCACGCAAAGATCTCTCCCAGCGTGGCGTACGAGTAAGTGTACGCGCTTCCCGCGATGGGAATCATCGATGCCAATTCGGCGTAGCACAGCCCGGCAAAACTGCAAGCAATAGCAACCAGAATGAATGAAATCGCAATCGCCGGGCCGGCAGGCGGACGCCCGTGCATGATCACGCCGGAAGTGGTTCCGTGCTGAATGAGATTGAGGAAGAGATCGAGCACCTGTGCCTTGAAAATCGACGGCACCGCAAAATGCTCGCCCGCAGCCGCAGTGCCAGTCAGAACGAAAATTCCAGAACCGATGATCGCGCCGATCCCCAAGGCTGTAAGCGACCACGGTCCGAGAGTTTTCTTTAACCGATGCTCCGGTTCTTCGGAGTTGGCGATGAGCTTGTCGATGGATTTCTTGGCAAGAAGTTGGCTGGGCAGAGCAGGCTCCAGGCAAAGGTGTGAATACGGGAACCCACGATTTCAAAGGAAGTTGGCGCTTAGGTCAAGGGAGAAAGGAATCGGGTCATCGGGTCATCGGGTGAAGTGAAACCGAAAACATGACGCGGATTTCGCGGATGGGACGCGGATCAACGCGGAAGATTAGGAGTGTAGGGCAAACTGCATCCGAAACGCACCATCATTTGTGTCAGAGCAGCGCAGGCGAGAGCCGCAAACGAAAGCCTAACTTCCGCCAAATACGCGTCCCATCCGCGCAATCCGCGTCGTGTTTTGGTTTTGGTGTTGCTTCTCACTTCACCCGATGACCCGATCACCCGACGCGGATTCACGCGGAAGATTGGGAATGTAGGGCAAACTGCATCCGAAACGCACATCATTGTGTCAGAGCAGCGCAGCCGAGAGCCACAAACGCAAAGCCTGGCCTCCCGCGAAATCCGCGTCCCATCCGCGCAATCCGCGTCGTGTTTGGTTTTGGTGTTGCTTCTCACTTCACCCGATGACCCGATCACCCGATCACCCGATCCTCACGATGGGCTTTCCACCGTCTCCAAGCGCGCGGAGCGCTCGCGTTGGCCGGAGCGCTCCACTTCGAAGGTTAGACGGTCTTTCTTTTTGTCGGTGTCGATCACGACATGATCGCCGTGCAGCACTTCGCCATCGAGGATCTTCATTGCCAACGGGTCCTGCACCAGGCGCTGGATCGCGCGCTTGAGCGGACGCGCGCCATACACGCGGTCATATCCTTCCTTGAAGATCAACTCCTTGGCTGCCGCCGTTACTTCGATCGAGATTCTGCGGTCGGCCAGCAGCTTGCGCACGTTCGCCAGTTGCAGATCGACGATGCGAATCAATTGTGCCTCTTCGAGCGGACGGAAGATGATGATGTCGTCGACGCGATTCAGGAACTCGGGCCGGAAGTGCGACTGCACTACTTCCATCACCTGCTTGCTCGCACGATCAAATGCGTCGCGCGTCGCCAGAGCTTCGGTATTCAGGTAAGTCGCGCCGAGGTTCGACGTCATGATGATGACCGTATTCTTGAAATCAACTGTGCGGCCTTTGCTGTCGGTCAGTCGGCCATCATCGAGAATTTGCAGGAGCACGTTGAAGACGTCGTTGTGCGCCTTTTCGATTTCGTCGAATAGGATGACTGAGTAGGGACGACGGCGCACGGCTTCGGTAAGCTGTCCTCCTTCGTCGTAACC includes:
- a CDS encoding amino acid permease, whose translation is MDKLIANSEEPEHRLKKTLGPWSLTALGIGAIIGSGIFVLTGTAAAGEHFAVPSIFKAQVLDLFLNLIQHGTTSGVIMHGRPPAGPAIAISFILVAIACSFAGLCYAELASMIPIAGSAYTYSYATLGEIFAWVIGWDLILEYAVSNVAVAIGFGGYFKSQLAQFHILLPDKWSNPVWQGGQWTGAYFNFPAFLIVFVLTVLLVRGVRESAEANNVMVVIKIGAILTFLVVGGMLASPANLHPFAPAGFSGILAGGAIIFFTYIGFDSVSTAAEEAKMPQRDIPFGIIASLIVCTILYVGVALVLLAMMKYTTFLSGDAAMAPVAYALQHLGAKPAFQAVIIIGALMGMISSLLVFQYGQTRIWFAMSRDGLLPRIFSAVHPRFKTPHWSSWIAGAAVGIPAGLVDIGDAADLSNIGTLFAFVLVSLGVIVLRRTQPERPRGFRVPLVPLFPLISVVLCVSLMSGLLLITWVRFFVWLFIGLAIYFFYSRKHSEFAQSVSTR